From a single Anaerolineales bacterium genomic region:
- a CDS encoding ATP-binding protein, producing MAFNKIKAQKRALPARAAAIYAIFGVLWILLSDRALNIFLPTPAAYNVWQSIKGGFFVLLSAALIYSIISGYLNSLHESEQQIAYQASLIHDVSDALIATDLEGRVTFWNEAAHRIYGWSAEEVLGKRLEIFTRTEYVDGEDEGNALKRLFEDGHWQSEVTQARKDGARFPVISSVALVRGEDGYVIALVAVNRDISERKQAEQALQTANDLLEERVRERTGELHEVNLALESASRLKDEFLAGMSHELRTPLNAVISLSESMREGVYGRLTPAQERPLGMIEESGNHLLTLINDILDLAKIEAGKFELYYDAVPLNSVCQSALRMMQETARKKDLSLSASIPADLPVLHADGRRLKQMLVNLLSNAVKFTPGGGAVALEVTRENEHAVRFAVRDTGVGIPPEKLPLLFKPFSQLDGPHSKRHGGTGLGLALVRQLAEMHEGSVGVESVPGQGSTFYFILPLAAEMTAQEGESAPAGSDAVFGSTPPAPGTVTILLVEDNEYNRMVTADYLTHAGYRVVLAQDGVEAIAQAEGHHPHVIVMDVQMPGMNGLDVIRALRNKPEFASTPMIAFTALAMPGDRERCLEAGADAYLAKPASMKNLSALVGQLLSK from the coding sequence ATGGCATTCAATAAGATCAAGGCGCAAAAACGGGCGCTGCCCGCGCGCGCAGCGGCAATCTATGCCATTTTTGGCGTGTTATGGATCCTGCTGTCCGACCGGGCATTGAATATCTTCCTGCCCACACCGGCGGCGTATAACGTGTGGCAATCCATCAAGGGCGGTTTTTTTGTGTTGCTCAGCGCCGCGCTGATCTACTCCATCATCTCCGGTTATCTCAATTCCCTGCACGAATCCGAACAACAGATCGCCTACCAGGCGAGCCTGATCCATGACGTATCCGACGCATTGATCGCCACCGACCTGGAGGGCAGGGTCACCTTTTGGAACGAGGCGGCGCATCGCATCTACGGCTGGAGCGCCGAAGAAGTGCTCGGAAAGCGGCTGGAGATATTCACCCGCACGGAATATGTGGATGGGGAGGACGAAGGCAACGCGCTGAAAAGACTGTTCGAAGACGGGCACTGGCAGTCGGAAGTGACGCAGGCTCGCAAGGACGGGGCGCGTTTTCCGGTCATCAGTTCGGTCGCGCTGGTGCGCGGCGAGGACGGGTATGTCATCGCCCTGGTGGCGGTCAACCGCGATATTTCCGAACGGAAGCAGGCGGAACAGGCGCTGCAGACGGCGAACGATCTGCTCGAAGAACGCGTGCGGGAGCGCACCGGCGAACTGCATGAAGTCAATCTCGCGCTCGAAAGCGCCTCCAGACTCAAGGATGAATTCCTGGCGGGCATGAGCCATGAATTAAGAACACCGCTGAACGCCGTCATCAGCCTGAGCGAATCGATGCGCGAGGGCGTGTACGGTCGCTTGACGCCCGCGCAGGAACGCCCGCTGGGGATGATCGAAGAGAGCGGAAACCACCTGCTGACCCTGATCAACGATATTCTCGACCTTGCCAAGATCGAAGCGGGCAAGTTCGAACTGTACTACGATGCCGTCCCGCTCAACAGCGTCTGTCAATCGGCGCTGCGCATGATGCAGGAGACCGCCCGCAAGAAAGACCTGAGCCTGAGCGCATCCATCCCCGCCGACCTGCCGGTGCTGCATGCCGACGGGCGGCGGCTCAAACAAATGCTGGTGAACCTGCTTTCCAATGCGGTCAAGTTCACGCCGGGGGGCGGCGCGGTGGCATTGGAAGTAACGCGCGAGAACGAGCACGCCGTGCGCTTTGCGGTGCGCGATACGGGCGTCGGCATCCCGCCGGAAAAACTGCCGCTTTTGTTCAAGCCCTTCTCGCAATTGGACGGTCCGCACTCGAAACGACACGGCGGAACCGGGCTGGGGTTGGCGCTCGTGCGCCAGTTGGCGGAGATGCACGAAGGCAGTGTGGGTGTGGAAAGCGTGCCCGGGCAGGGCAGTACCTTCTATTTCATCCTGCCGTTGGCGGCGGAGATGACGGCGCAGGAGGGCGAATCCGCCCCGGCTGGGTCCGATGCGGTCTTCGGCTCCACGCCGCCCGCCCCGGGTACGGTCACGATCCTGCTGGTGGAGGATAACGAGTACAACCGCATGGTCACGGCGGATTATTTGACGCATGCCGGCTACCGCGTGGTGCTCGCACAGGACGGGGTCGAAGCCATCGCGCAGGCGGAGGGGCATCACCCGCATGTGATCGTGATGGATGTGCAGATGCCCGGCATGAACGGGCTGGATGTGATCCGCGCGCTGCGTAACAAGCCGGAATTTGCCTCCACGCCCATGATCGCCTTCACTGCCTTAGCCATGCCCGGCGACCGCGAACGTTGTCTGGAAGCCGGCGCGGATGCCTACCTTGCCAAGCCCGCCAGCATGAAGAACCTGTCGGCGCTGGTGGGGCAGTTGCTGAGCAAGTGA
- a CDS encoding GGDEF domain-containing protein, translating into MRNLWRSLYPKLEQLSTTGVYAIAFLLIVLIGWLDYSAGSEIAFSFLYLLPISFVTWYASLRGGYFVIAASLAVWLVTTRLTGEYYHSEWTRYFDLGSRLAVNLLIAFLLNELKLALQLEREMSRRDPLTGIFNSREFRAQLGQELQRADRLSYPISLMYIDLDNFKQVNDTHGHSAGDEQLKRIAQVIGGIIRKTDLFARLGGDEFALFLPNVDRVNVKCVVKKVEEAVSREMNALASPVTLSIGVVTFHSPPLSVDDLLNKADALMYQAKTAGKQHAMYFVVE; encoded by the coding sequence ATGCGGAACCTGTGGCGGTCCCTGTACCCGAAACTCGAGCAATTAAGCACAACGGGGGTCTATGCCATTGCCTTCCTGCTGATCGTCCTGATCGGCTGGCTCGATTATTCCGCCGGTTCCGAGATCGCTTTTTCCTTCCTCTACCTGCTCCCGATCTCATTCGTCACCTGGTATGCCAGCCTGCGCGGCGGCTATTTCGTCATTGCCGCAAGCCTTGCCGTCTGGCTGGTCACCACCCGGCTGACGGGCGAATACTACCACAGCGAATGGACCCGCTACTTCGACCTCGGTTCGCGGCTGGCGGTCAATCTCCTGATCGCCTTTTTATTGAACGAACTGAAGCTCGCCCTGCAGTTGGAACGCGAGATGTCGCGCCGCGACCCGCTGACGGGCATCTTCAACAGCCGCGAGTTCCGCGCACAATTGGGGCAGGAATTACAGCGCGCCGACCGGCTCTCCTACCCCATCAGCCTGATGTATATCGACCTCGACAACTTCAAACAGGTCAACGACACGCACGGTCACAGCGCCGGGGACGAGCAATTGAAACGCATCGCGCAGGTCATCGGCGGCATCATCCGCAAGACCGACCTGTTCGCGCGGCTGGGCGGCGACGAGTTCGCGCTGTTCCTGCCCAATGTCGACCGCGTCAACGTGAAATGCGTGGTCAAAAAAGTGGAGGAAGCCGTCTCGCGCGAAATGAACGCGCTCGCTTCGCCGGTCACCCTCAGCATCGGCGTGGTCACATTCCACTCCCCGCCCCTGTCTGTGGACGACCTTTTGAACAAAGCCGACGCGCTGATGTACCAGGCAAAGACGGCGGGCAAACAACACGCCATGTACTTCGTGGTCGAATGA
- a CDS encoding response regulator transcription factor has product MPSPIKVAVVEDHQGIIDGYHMRLTEASGIQLVGVAQNGEELNDLLEKTRELDVLIMDVNVPTSAMDRNPIPILHYVPYILKNNPQLNILVISMLEQPALVKALAQAGVSGYILKGNGDAIRRLPAILKSVSSGGRYFEGLETDAEGKPVLTNRQLVVLTFCAAYPDLSTEHAAQQLGIAPSTVRNLLSETYERLGVRTKAAAISRAKELGLIP; this is encoded by the coding sequence ATGCCGTCTCCGATCAAGGTTGCCGTTGTGGAAGATCACCAGGGGATCATCGACGGCTATCACATGCGCCTGACCGAAGCCAGCGGAATTCAACTGGTGGGCGTGGCGCAAAACGGCGAGGAACTGAACGACCTGTTGGAGAAAACGCGCGAGCTGGACGTGCTCATCATGGATGTGAACGTGCCCACCTCGGCGATGGACAGGAACCCGATCCCGATCCTCCATTACGTCCCCTACATCCTGAAGAACAACCCGCAGTTGAATATCCTGGTCATCTCGATGCTCGAACAGCCCGCGCTGGTGAAGGCATTGGCGCAGGCGGGCGTGAGCGGCTACATTTTGAAGGGCAACGGCGACGCCATCCGCAGGCTGCCCGCCATTCTCAAGAGCGTTTCCTCGGGCGGACGGTACTTCGAGGGGCTGGAAACGGACGCGGAAGGCAAGCCGGTTCTCACCAACCGACAACTGGTGGTGCTGACCTTTTGCGCCGCCTACCCGGACCTTTCGACCGAGCATGCCGCCCAACAGTTGGGCATTGCGCCTTCCACCGTGCGCAACCTGCTCTCGGAAACCTACGAACGCCTCGGCGTGCGGACGAAAGCCGCCGCCATCTCGCGCGCCAAAGAACTTGGCTTGATCCCCTAG
- a CDS encoding histidine kinase, whose translation MTHSQPPKPPAGKRTALSRLVVWLVFFLVVTPLYMAVVFILLEWAQIIPHIDASLLTLARAIFVIPYFVIFISFYRYAREISAGRASSPAQGRTDTQEIDLSGVRGGEPFFTDEIDLLISSTQAMLNSLKRQKDELIETSAKMQELTRATLRLQEAERRFVARELHDHAGQLLVNLRYTVEALLADLPPDTPARGKTARNAAGMRQRLSGMLAQIDITLGTIRALSHKMRPALLDVGDINLAMQEYCNEFQRDKPIDIFYEGAVLPYVNEETSISLFRFLQEALTNVMKHAEATEVHVRLAHEDGWIEMSVGDNGRGEAAGSGAGGIGMLGMKERFQLLGGTVETQSSPGGFTITVRAPFEETPPPDSSI comes from the coding sequence GTGACACACTCACAGCCTCCCAAACCGCCGGCAGGAAAACGCACAGCCCTTTCACGGCTGGTGGTCTGGCTGGTCTTTTTTCTGGTGGTCACGCCGTTGTACATGGCGGTGGTCTTTATTTTGCTGGAATGGGCGCAGATCATTCCGCACATCGACGCCAGCCTGCTGACGCTGGCGCGCGCCATCTTTGTGATCCCATACTTCGTCATTTTCATCTCGTTCTACCGCTATGCGCGTGAAATCTCCGCCGGTCGGGCGTCCTCCCCGGCGCAGGGGCGGACGGACACGCAGGAGATCGACCTTTCCGGCGTGCGCGGCGGCGAACCTTTCTTTACCGATGAGATCGACCTGTTGATCTCTTCCACGCAGGCGATGCTCAACAGCCTGAAAAGACAAAAGGACGAACTGATCGAAACCTCGGCGAAGATGCAGGAACTGACGCGCGCGACCCTGCGTTTGCAGGAAGCCGAGCGGCGCTTTGTGGCGCGCGAACTGCACGACCATGCAGGGCAGTTGCTGGTCAACCTGCGCTATACGGTGGAAGCGCTGCTGGCAGACCTGCCGCCCGATACGCCCGCGCGCGGCAAGACCGCGCGGAATGCGGCGGGGATGCGCCAGCGCTTGAGCGGTATGCTCGCGCAGATCGATATAACGCTGGGCACCATCCGCGCGCTCTCGCACAAAATGCGCCCCGCCCTGCTGGATGTGGGCGACATCAACCTTGCCATGCAGGAATATTGCAACGAGTTCCAGCGCGACAAGCCGATCGACATTTTCTACGAGGGCGCGGTGCTGCCGTATGTGAACGAGGAGACCTCCATCAGCCTGTTCCGTTTTTTGCAGGAGGCGCTGACCAATGTGATGAAACATGCCGAGGCGACCGAGGTGCATGTGCGCCTTGCGCACGAGGATGGCTGGATCGAAATGTCGGTGGGGGATAACGGCAGGGGCGAAGCGGCAGGTTCGGGCGCGGGGGGAATCGGCATGCTTGGGATGAAGGAACGCTTCCAGCTGCTGGGCGGCACGGTGGAGACCCAGTCCTCGCCGGGCGGATTCACCATCACCGTGCGCGCGCCGTTCGAGGAAACCCCGCCGCCCGATTCCAGTATATAG
- a CDS encoding helix-turn-helix domain-containing protein has product MDRFEFGALVASLREDLRWTQLELAERSGVDVAAISNIERGARRNLLKDNVLVKLADALRLTTFERQEFLFSASGVGHADMLRNGSETVKSNFDPSSFIESMGEAIGRITLPVLVTDAFCDMLLVNRSLFEFYHAPQALLETAEGGVSGFNQMRYVFHKDSNFRDLIGHERWDHFALLNARYFRRRTLRVRSHPYFAALLNELLDEKTYPSFQACWRRMVFESHDEYHVTFGAREGEGNRDFVALESLLALTPYGDLYLQQLLPLNKSSADNMHAIADKAGEGYIALAPFPDKRKWG; this is encoded by the coding sequence ATGGATCGTTTTGAGTTCGGCGCGCTGGTCGCGTCTTTAAGGGAGGATCTGCGTTGGACCCAGTTGGAACTTGCCGAACGGTCGGGCGTGGATGTGGCAGCCATCAGCAACATCGAACGGGGCGCAAGAAGGAACCTTTTAAAGGACAATGTCCTGGTAAAACTGGCGGATGCGCTCAGGCTGACGACCTTCGAACGCCAGGAATTTTTGTTTTCCGCCAGCGGCGTCGGTCATGCCGATATGCTGCGCAACGGCTCGGAGACTGTAAAATCGAACTTCGATCCCAGCTCCTTTATCGAGTCGATGGGCGAAGCCATCGGACGCATCACCCTGCCCGTCCTTGTCACCGATGCGTTCTGCGATATGCTGCTGGTCAACCGCAGCCTGTTCGAGTTCTATCATGCCCCGCAGGCGCTGCTCGAAACGGCGGAAGGCGGCGTCAGCGGGTTCAACCAGATGCGCTATGTCTTCCACAAGGACTCGAACTTCCGAGACCTGATCGGGCACGAACGCTGGGATCATTTCGCCCTGCTCAACGCCCGCTACTTCCGCAGGCGTACATTGCGCGTGCGTTCGCATCCATATTTCGCCGCCCTGTTGAACGAATTGCTGGACGAAAAGACCTATCCGTCGTTCCAGGCGTGCTGGCGCAGGATGGTATTTGAAAGCCATGACGAGTATCATGTCACCTTCGGTGCGCGGGAGGGAGAGGGGAATCGTGATTTTGTGGCGCTCGAGTCCCTGCTCGCGCTGACCCCCTACGGCGACCTGTACCTGCAGCAACTCCTGCCGTTGAATAAAAGTTCGGCGGATAATATGCACGCCATCGCGGATAAAGCGGGCGAAGGGTATATCGCACTCGCGCCCTTCCCCGATAAACGCAAGTGGGGCTAG
- a CDS encoding ATP-dependent 6-phosphofructokinase, with product MKRIGILTGGGDAPGLNAVIRAAVKTAVNEYDCEALGIRNGYDGFLEEDGIVPLGVEEVRGILPRGGTILGAANRGNPYARKVIRDGKEVTIDVSDEIVKGIERLKMDALLVLGGDGTLHIAHELAQKGVPVIGVPKTIDNDIGGTEISFGFDTAVNIATEAIDRLHTTAESHHRAMVIELMGRDAGFIALNAGVSGGADVILIPEIPFKFESIMAKIRARAAKGRKFSILAVSEGAKLEGGGQVYSRKGDEVYVPRLGGIGQMVGEYIESQGFESRVTVLGHLQRGGTPTAFDRWLATRCGAAAVRLAARGGFDRMVSMQCGEITDISLAEAVAVPKRVNVHGDAVVTARNIGIYFGDE from the coding sequence ATGAAACGAATTGGAATTCTTACAGGCGGGGGCGATGCGCCGGGCTTGAACGCCGTCATCCGCGCGGCGGTGAAGACGGCGGTCAATGAATATGACTGCGAGGCGCTGGGGATCCGCAACGGCTACGACGGTTTTCTCGAAGAGGACGGCATCGTTCCGCTCGGCGTCGAGGAGGTGCGCGGGATCCTGCCGCGCGGCGGGACGATCCTTGGCGCGGCGAACCGCGGGAATCCCTACGCCCGCAAGGTCATCCGTGACGGAAAGGAAGTGACCATCGACGTCTCGGACGAGATCGTGAAGGGCATCGAGCGATTAAAGATGGATGCCCTGCTCGTGCTGGGCGGCGACGGCACGCTTCACATCGCGCATGAACTTGCCCAAAAGGGCGTGCCGGTCATCGGCGTCCCGAAGACGATCGACAATGACATCGGCGGCACGGAAATATCCTTCGGCTTCGATACCGCGGTGAACATCGCCACCGAAGCCATCGACCGCCTGCATACCACGGCGGAGTCGCATCACCGCGCGATGGTGATCGAATTAATGGGGCGCGATGCCGGGTTTATCGCGTTGAATGCCGGCGTCTCCGGCGGCGCGGACGTGATCCTGATCCCCGAGATCCCGTTCAAGTTCGAAAGCATCATGGCGAAGATCCGCGCCCGCGCGGCGAAGGGACGCAAGTTCAGCATCCTGGCGGTTTCGGAAGGGGCGAAGCTCGAAGGCGGCGGACAGGTCTATTCGCGGAAAGGCGACGAGGTCTATGTGCCGCGGCTGGGCGGGATCGGTCAGATGGTGGGGGAGTACATCGAGAGCCAGGGATTCGAATCGCGCGTGACCGTGCTCGGTCATTTACAGCGCGGCGGGACTCCCACCGCCTTCGACCGCTGGCTCGCCACACGCTGCGGCGCAGCGGCGGTACGGCTCGCCGCCCGCGGCGGATTTGACCGCATGGTGTCGATGCAGTGCGGCGAGATCACCGATATTTCCCTCGCGGAAGCCGTCGCGGTTCCCAAGCGCGTGAATGTCCATGGCGACGCGGTCGTCACCGCGCGGAACATCGGTATCTACTTTGGGGACGAGTGA
- a CDS encoding DUF2085 domain-containing protein: MQTKPSKFETLASWLVPIAAILAVAAWFYIAPEGALGKLGAIGYAVCHRIEERSFHIDDHQLPLCARCTGEFYAAGAALLFQAFVSGRRSKLPSRGVIAVLAVFFLAFAVDGTNSYVYLLKLTSAGALDHIPNLYTPNNALRLFTGSGMGIALAAVLYPVVNQTLWRETDDRPALEWKSLGMLTAIIAVVNLLILTESPIILYPIAYVSALGTLSLLVMVFMILWVIIMKQDNTFETPRQLWLAFASGLTLALLLILSIDLLRLQFTGTWNGFPGLTG; the protein is encoded by the coding sequence ATGCAAACAAAACCATCCAAATTCGAAACCCTTGCCAGCTGGCTCGTTCCCATTGCCGCGATCCTTGCGGTTGCCGCATGGTTCTATATCGCCCCCGAAGGCGCGCTTGGGAAACTTGGCGCCATCGGCTACGCCGTCTGTCACCGCATCGAAGAGCGCTCCTTCCACATCGACGACCATCAGCTTCCGCTGTGCGCGCGCTGTACCGGTGAATTCTACGCCGCGGGCGCGGCGCTTCTCTTTCAGGCATTCGTCAGCGGGCGCAGGAGCAAACTCCCTTCGCGCGGGGTCATTGCGGTCCTGGCTGTCTTCTTCCTGGCATTCGCCGTCGACGGGACGAATTCCTACGTGTATCTTCTCAAACTGACATCGGCGGGCGCACTCGACCACATCCCCAATCTCTACACACCCAACAACGCCCTGCGCCTCTTCACGGGCAGCGGCATGGGCATTGCGCTCGCGGCGGTCCTGTACCCGGTCGTCAACCAGACCCTCTGGCGCGAAACCGATGACCGCCCCGCGCTCGAATGGAAATCCCTCGGCATGTTGACCGCGATCATTGCGGTCGTCAACCTGCTCATCCTGACCGAAAGCCCGATCATCCTCTACCCCATTGCCTACGTCAGCGCGCTCGGAACGCTCTCCCTGCTGGTGATGGTCTTCATGATCCTGTGGGTCATCATCATGAAACAGGACAACACCTTCGAAACTCCGCGCCAGCTCTGGCTCGCTTTCGCATCGGGTCTGACCCTAGCCCTGCTGCTCATCCTGAGCATTGACCTGCTCCGACTGCAGTTCACCGGCACCTGGAACGGCTTCCCCGGGCTGACAGGCTGA
- a CDS encoding DUF4126 domain-containing protein, whose protein sequence is MELLLNIFSAFGLSASAGLNAYIPLLVVGTIAHYFPNSLTLNTPFDLLANPWILIVLGVLVIIEMVSDKIPAVNHINDIIQTFIRPAAGAVAFAASANVITDINPVLALACGLLVAGSVHTVKAAAVRPAITAATAGAGTTPTSIAEDIIAFTTSILAIMLPVIAGIILIIALAFLIWWWWRRTNKARAAA, encoded by the coding sequence ATGGAATTACTTCTCAACATATTCTCTGCATTTGGCTTGTCCGCCAGCGCAGGATTGAACGCCTACATTCCCCTTTTGGTGGTCGGCACCATCGCGCATTATTTCCCCAATTCCCTCACGCTCAATACGCCTTTCGACCTGCTTGCCAATCCGTGGATCCTGATCGTGCTCGGCGTGCTGGTCATCATCGAAATGGTTTCGGACAAGATCCCCGCTGTAAACCACATCAACGACATCATCCAGACCTTCATCCGCCCCGCGGCGGGCGCGGTCGCCTTTGCCGCCAGCGCAAATGTCATCACCGATATCAATCCGGTGCTGGCGCTTGCCTGCGGTCTGCTCGTGGCGGGGAGCGTGCACACGGTCAAAGCTGCGGCGGTCCGCCCTGCCATTACCGCCGCCACCGCCGGCGCGGGCACCACCCCGACGTCCATTGCGGAGGACATCATCGCATTTACCACGTCCATTCTGGCGATCATGCTCCCGGTCATTGCGGGCATCATCCTGATCATCGCGCTCGCGTTCCTCATTTGGTGGTGGTGGCGGCGCACCAACAAGGCGCGAGCCGCCGCCTGA
- a CDS encoding DUF402 domain-containing protein has protein sequence MKILKKNLADEVTWQYDSEILCRDDTSITVEAFFNRDDMPFQEIVLKRNDRFVETFYADKWYNIFEIYDRDDGKLKGWYCNISKPAVIEDGQVSYVDLALDLWVSADGRQTVLDEDELEELKLDDTTRQGAFAGLRELKRYFESKNPPR, from the coding sequence ATGAAAATCCTGAAAAAGAATCTGGCAGACGAAGTGACCTGGCAATACGACAGCGAAATACTGTGCCGTGATGACACTTCGATCACCGTGGAAGCCTTCTTCAACCGCGACGATATGCCCTTTCAAGAGATCGTACTGAAACGCAATGACCGTTTCGTTGAAACGTTTTATGCCGATAAGTGGTACAACATCTTCGAAATTTATGACCGCGACGACGGCAAATTGAAAGGCTGGTACTGCAATATCAGCAAGCCCGCCGTCATCGAAGATGGACAGGTCTCCTATGTGGATCTGGCGCTCGATTTGTGGGTCTCCGCCGATGGGCGGCAAACCGTCCTGGACGAAGATGAGTTGGAAGAATTGAAACTGGATGATACAACAAGGCAGGGGGCATTTGCTGGTTTGCGCGAACTTAAGCGGTACTTTGAATCAAAAAATCCTCCGCGTTGA
- a CDS encoding ABC transporter ATP-binding protein yields MLELRNVVKSYEGKPLLTDISFTVSQGETVCLLGASGSGKSTILRMIAGLDFPERGAILLNDLDLAGTPPHLRDFGLVFQDYGLFPHLNVFDNLAFGLKMRNVPAEEISLRVAGLLEQVNLVGFDSRKVTDLSGGEQQRVALARALAPQPRLLMFDEPLGALDRSLKEDLLNEIRGILHKTKIPAIYVTHDQEEAFSIADRILVLHEGTIIHDAAPQAIWRDPKFAAVAKLLGIGNIIDAEVISENKVKTEFGIFNLSCAQKIGEKLHLLLQQPPSPSGEGRGGEVRGEIQLAVEDVLFKQDQFQVKGRGGLVIHMKEAPKVGDVITVQVQVKCLS; encoded by the coding sequence ATGCTCGAACTTCGCAACGTCGTCAAATCCTACGAAGGCAAGCCGCTGCTCACCGACATCTCCTTCACCGTCTCACAAGGTGAAACTGTTTGTTTGCTTGGCGCATCGGGTAGCGGCAAAAGCACTATTTTGAGGATGATCGCTGGATTGGATTTTCCCGAACGTGGAGCGATTCTGCTAAACGATCTTGACCTCGCCGGTACTCCGCCTCACCTCCGTGACTTTGGCTTGGTCTTCCAGGACTATGGGCTTTTCCCTCACCTGAACGTTTTTGACAACCTCGCCTTCGGCTTGAAAATGCGGAACGTCCCTGCCGAAGAAATTTCTCTGCGTGTAGCCGGACTTTTGGAACAGGTCAATTTGGTTGGCTTTGACTCCCGCAAAGTGACCGACCTCTCCGGCGGCGAACAGCAGCGTGTGGCTCTCGCCCGCGCTCTTGCCCCCCAACCTCGCCTGTTGATGTTCGATGAACCCCTCGGCGCATTGGATCGTTCTCTGAAGGAAGACCTGCTCAACGAGATTCGCGGCATCTTGCATAAGACCAAAATCCCAGCCATCTATGTCACCCACGATCAGGAAGAAGCCTTTTCTATTGCAGACCGCATCCTCGTTCTGCATGAAGGCACCATCATCCACGATGCTGCCCCGCAGGCAATTTGGAGAGACCCGAAGTTTGCGGCAGTCGCTAAACTACTTGGCATTGGAAACATTATTGATGCCGAAGTAATTTCAGAAAACAAAGTCAAAACAGAATTTGGCATTTTCAATTTGAGTTGTGCACAAAAAATTGGCGAAAAACTCCATTTGCTACTACAACAGCCCCCCTCTCCTTCAGGAGAGGGGCGGGGGGGTGAGGTCCGAGGTGAGATTCAACTCGCAGTAGAGGATGTGCTTTTTAAACAAGACCAGTTTCAGGTCAAAGGCAGAGGCGGGCTTGTCATCCACATGAAAGAAGCGCCAAAGGTTGGCGATGTCATCACTGTGCAGGTTCAGGTAAAATGCCTGTCATGA